In Xiphias gladius isolate SHS-SW01 ecotype Sanya breed wild chromosome 16, ASM1685928v1, whole genome shotgun sequence, a genomic segment contains:
- the hspd1 gene encoding 60 kDa heat shock protein, mitochondrial: MFRLPTVMKQVRPVCRALAPHLTRAYAKDVKFGADARALMLQGVDLLADTVAVTMGPKGRTVIIEQSWGSPKVTKDGVTVAKSIDLKDRYKNIGAKLVQDVANNTNEEAGDGTTTATVLARAIAKEGFDTISKGANPVEIRRGVMMAVETIISELKKLSKPVTTPEEIAQVATISANGDVEIGNIISNAMKKVGRKGVITVKDGKTMHDELEIIEGMKFDRGYISPYFINTAKGQKCEFQDAYLLLSEKKISNVQSIVPALEIANQHRRPLVIVAEDVDGEALSTLVLNRLKVGLQVVAVKAPGFGDNRKNQLKDMAIATGGTVFGDEALGLALEDIQAHDFGKVGEVQITKDDTLLLKGGGSPAEIEKRAVEIVEQLDNTTSDYEKEKLNERLAKLSDGVAVLKVGGTSDVEVNEKKDRVTDALNATRAAVEEGIVPGGGCALLRCIPSLDTLKTANADQKIGVDIIRRALRIPAMTIAKNAGVEGSLVVEKILQGSADIGYDAMQGEYVNMVEKGIIDPTKVVRTALLDAAGVASLLSTAEAVVTEIPKEEKEMPGGMGGMGGMGGMGGGMGF, encoded by the exons ATGTTTCGCTTACCAACAGTCATGAAGCAGGTGAGGCCTGTGTGCCGGGCGCTGGCGCCTCACCTGACACGAGCCTACGCTAAGGACGTGAAGTTTGGAGCCGACGCTCGCGCCCTCATGCTGCAGGGAGTGGACCTGCTGGCTGACACTGTGGCTGTCACCATGGGCCCGAAG GGTCGTACTGTCATCATTGAGCAGAGCTGGGGCAGCCCTAAGGTCACCAAGGACGGCGTGACGGTGGCCAAGAGCATCGACCTGAAGGACAGGTACAAGAACATCGGTGCCAAGCTGGTGCAGGATGTGGCCAACAACACCAACGAGGAGGCTGGCGATGGCACCACCACCGCCACGGTGCTGGCTCGTGCCATCGCCAAGGAGGGGTTTGACACCATCAGCAAAGGCGCCAACCCTGTGGAGATCCGCCGTGGAGTCATGATGGCCGTGGAAACCATCATCAGTGAGCTGAAAAAGCTCTCCAAGCCGGTCACAACCCCTGAGGAGATCGCACAG GTTGCTACCATCTCAGCCAATGGAGACGTGGAGATTGGTAACATCATCTCCAACGCCATGAAGAAAGTTGGCCGCAAGGGAGTCATCACCGTCAAG GACGGGAAGACCATGCACGACGAGCTGGAGATCATTGAGGGTATGAAGTTTGACCGTGGCTACATCTCCCCTTACTTCATCAACACTGCCAAAG GTCAGAAGTGTGAGTTCCAGGACGCCTACCTGCTGCTGAGTGAGAAGAAGATCTCCAATGTCCAGAGCATCGTGCCCGCCCTGGAGATTGCCAACCAGCACCGCAGACCGCTGGTTATTGTGGCGGAGGATGTGGATGGAGAGGCCCTCAGCACATTGGTCCTCAACAG gCTCAAGGTTGGCCTTCAGGTGGTCGCCGTCAAAGCCCCAGGCTTTGGAGACAACAGGAAGAACCAGCTGAAGGATATGGCCATCGCTACTGGGGGCACT GTGTTTGGAGATGAGGCTCTGGGCCTGGCCCTCGAAGACATCCAGGCTCACGACTTCGGGAAGGTCGGTGAGGTGCAGATTACCAAAGACGACACCTTGTTGCTGAAGGGAGGCGGCAGCCCAGCCGAGATTGAGAAACGGGCAGTGGAGATCGTCGAGCAACTGGACAACACCACCAGCGACTACGAGAAGGAGAAACTGAACGAGAGGCTGGCCAAGCTGTCTGACGGAGTGGCTGTGCTCAAG GTCGGAGGGACGAGCGACGTGGAGGTGAACGAGAAGAAGGACCGCGTGACGGACGCTCTGAACGCCACCCGCGCAGCTGTGGAGGAGGGCATCGTACCGGGCGGAGGCTGCGCGCTGCTGCGCTGCATCCCATCGCTCGATACCCTCAAGACTGCCAATGCTGACCAGAAGATCG GCGTGGACATCATCAGGCGGGCGCTCCGTATCCCCGCGATGACCATCGCTAAGAACGCAGGTGTGGAGGGCTCGCTGGTGGTGGAGAAGATCCTGCAGGGATCCGCCGACATCGGCTACGACGCCATGCAGGGAGAGTACGTCAACATGGTGGAGAAGGGCATCATTGACCCCACCAAG GTGGTGAGGACGGCGCTGCTGGACGCCGCAGGAGTggcctctctgctctccaccGCCGAGGCCGTCGTCACGGAGATACccaaggaggagaaggagatgcCGGGAGGCATGGGAGGCATGGGCGGCATGGGCGGCATGGGAGGAGGCATGGGTTTCTAA
- the LOC120801135 gene encoding MOB-like protein phocein isoform X4, translating to MAFRKFLPLFDRVLVERLTAETVTKGGIMLPEKSQGKVLQATVMAVGPGSVNQDFYNWPDESFEEMDSTLAVQQYIQQNIRSDCSNIDKILEPPEGQDEGVWKYEHLRQFCLELNGLAVKLQSECHPDTCTQMTATEQWIFLCAAHKTPKECPAIDYTRHTLDGAACLLNSNKYFPSRVSIKESSVAKLGSVCRRIYRIFSHAYFHHRQIFDKYENETFLCHRFTRFVMKYNLMSKDNLIVPILEEEVQNTSSAGESEA from the exons ATG GCCTTCAGAAAATTCCTGCCCTTGTTTGACCGGGTGCTGGTGGAGCGCCTCACAGCAGAGACGGTGACGAAGGGGGGCATCATGCTGCCGGAGAAGTCTCAGGGCAAAGTGCTGCAGGCCACTGTAATGGCAGTAGGACCTGGCTCTGTCAACCAG GATTTCTACAACTGGCCGGATGAATCATTTGAGGAGATGGACAGCACCCTGGCTGTCCAACAG TACATTCAGCAGAACATTAGATCAGATTGCTCCAATATCGACAAAATCCTGGAACCTCCGGAGGGTCAGGATGAGGGGGTGTGGAAGTATGAACACCTCAg GCAGTTCTGTCTGGAGCTCAATGGACTAGCTGTAAAACTGCAG AGCGAGTGCCATCCAGACACCTGCACCCAGATGACAGCCACAGAGCAGTGGATCTTTTTATGTGCTGCCCACAAGACACCCAAAGAG TGCCCTGCCATTGATTACACCAGGCACACGCTGGACGGAGCTGCCTGTCTTCTCAATAGCAACAAATACTTCCCCAGCAG GGTGAGCATCAAGGAGTCGTCAGTGGCCAAACTGGGCTCTGTCTGTCGACGCATCTATAGGATATTCTCTCATGCCTACTTCCATCACCGCCAGATATTTGACAAGTATGAG AATGAAACGTTCCTGTGTCACCGGTTCACACGCTTCGTCATGAAGTACAACCTGATGTCCAAGGACAACCTGATCGTGCCCatcctggaggaggaggtgcagaaCACCTCGTCAGCCGGGGAGAGCGAGGCCTAA
- the LOC120801135 gene encoding 10 kDa heat shock protein, mitochondrial isoform X3, which translates to MAFRKFLPLFDRVLVERLTAETVTKGGIMLPEKSQGKVLQATVMAVGPGSVNQKGNLQPVSVKVGEKVLLPEYGGTKVVLDDKDYFLFRDGDILGKYTE; encoded by the exons ATG GCCTTCAGAAAATTCCTGCCCTTGTTTGACCGGGTGCTGGTGGAGCGCCTCACAGCAGAGACGGTGACGAAGGGGGGCATCATGCTGCCGGAGAAGTCTCAGGGCAAAGTGCTGCAGGCCACTGTAATGGCAGTAGGACCTGGCTCTGTCAACCAG aaagGGAACCTGCAGCCAGTCAGTGTGAAGGTCGGAGAGAAAGTGCTCCTACCAGAGTACGGTGGAACTAAAGTCGTGCTGGACGACAAG GACTATTTCCTGTTCCGTGATGGAGACATCCTCGGTAAATACACCGAATGA
- the LOC120801135 gene encoding MOB-like protein phocein isoform X2: MDSTLAVQQYIQQNIRSDCSNIDKILEPPEGQDEGVWKYEHLRQFCLELNGLAVKLQSECHPDTCTQMTATEQWIFLCAAHKTPKECPAIDYTRHTLDGAACLLNSNKYFPSRVSIKESSVAKLGSVCRRIYRIFSHAYFHHRQIFDKYENETFLCHRFTRFVMKYNLMSKDNLIVPILEEEVQNTSSAGESEA; this comes from the exons ATGGACAGCACCCTGGCTGTCCAACAG TACATTCAGCAGAACATTAGATCAGATTGCTCCAATATCGACAAAATCCTGGAACCTCCGGAGGGTCAGGATGAGGGGGTGTGGAAGTATGAACACCTCAg GCAGTTCTGTCTGGAGCTCAATGGACTAGCTGTAAAACTGCAG AGCGAGTGCCATCCAGACACCTGCACCCAGATGACAGCCACAGAGCAGTGGATCTTTTTATGTGCTGCCCACAAGACACCCAAAGAG TGCCCTGCCATTGATTACACCAGGCACACGCTGGACGGAGCTGCCTGTCTTCTCAATAGCAACAAATACTTCCCCAGCAG GGTGAGCATCAAGGAGTCGTCAGTGGCCAAACTGGGCTCTGTCTGTCGACGCATCTATAGGATATTCTCTCATGCCTACTTCCATCACCGCCAGATATTTGACAAGTATGAG AATGAAACGTTCCTGTGTCACCGGTTCACACGCTTCGTCATGAAGTACAACCTGATGTCCAAGGACAACCTGATCGTGCCCatcctggaggaggaggtgcagaaCACCTCGTCAGCCGGGGAGAGCGAGGCCTAA
- the LOC120801135 gene encoding MOB-like protein phocein isoform X1, producing the protein MVMAEGTAVLRRNRPGTKAKDFYNWPDESFEEMDSTLAVQQYIQQNIRSDCSNIDKILEPPEGQDEGVWKYEHLRQFCLELNGLAVKLQSECHPDTCTQMTATEQWIFLCAAHKTPKECPAIDYTRHTLDGAACLLNSNKYFPSRVSIKESSVAKLGSVCRRIYRIFSHAYFHHRQIFDKYENETFLCHRFTRFVMKYNLMSKDNLIVPILEEEVQNTSSAGESEA; encoded by the exons ATGGTCATGGCGGAGGGTACTGCAGTTCTCAGGAGGAATCGGCCTGGAACCAAGGCAAAG GATTTCTACAACTGGCCGGATGAATCATTTGAGGAGATGGACAGCACCCTGGCTGTCCAACAG TACATTCAGCAGAACATTAGATCAGATTGCTCCAATATCGACAAAATCCTGGAACCTCCGGAGGGTCAGGATGAGGGGGTGTGGAAGTATGAACACCTCAg GCAGTTCTGTCTGGAGCTCAATGGACTAGCTGTAAAACTGCAG AGCGAGTGCCATCCAGACACCTGCACCCAGATGACAGCCACAGAGCAGTGGATCTTTTTATGTGCTGCCCACAAGACACCCAAAGAG TGCCCTGCCATTGATTACACCAGGCACACGCTGGACGGAGCTGCCTGTCTTCTCAATAGCAACAAATACTTCCCCAGCAG GGTGAGCATCAAGGAGTCGTCAGTGGCCAAACTGGGCTCTGTCTGTCGACGCATCTATAGGATATTCTCTCATGCCTACTTCCATCACCGCCAGATATTTGACAAGTATGAG AATGAAACGTTCCTGTGTCACCGGTTCACACGCTTCGTCATGAAGTACAACCTGATGTCCAAGGACAACCTGATCGTGCCCatcctggaggaggaggtgcagaaCACCTCGTCAGCCGGGGAGAGCGAGGCCTAA